The Thiorhodovibrio litoralis genome includes a window with the following:
- a CDS encoding sensor histidine kinase yields MAMDFSDMLASSIHDIKNSLSLISTTLAEMIGSAENTFADPRQANLLQHEVQRVNHNLVQLLSLYKLGDEGLTVDIDEHNIEDLFIECLANNQTVCQALGVDLSYDCDPMLCGYFDLEMVRSVVDSTIGNARRYADKRIQLSALEEDGYLVIRIEDDGQGFPPELLLRSDTNDQLQVTNPRASGRTRLGLLFAEKISGLHRSGERKGHIEVKNGCSLPGGCFELWLP; encoded by the coding sequence ATGGCGATGGATTTCTCTGACATGCTGGCGTCGTCCATTCATGACATCAAAAATTCCTTGAGCCTTATCTCGACCACGCTCGCCGAGATGATTGGCAGCGCTGAGAATACCTTTGCCGATCCACGCCAGGCCAATCTGCTGCAGCACGAGGTTCAGCGCGTCAATCACAATCTGGTACAGTTACTCTCGCTGTACAAACTCGGCGATGAAGGCCTGACCGTCGATATCGATGAGCACAATATCGAGGATCTCTTCATCGAATGCCTAGCCAACAACCAGACCGTCTGCCAGGCGCTTGGCGTCGATCTCAGCTACGACTGCGACCCGATGCTGTGCGGTTATTTCGACCTGGAAATGGTTCGCAGCGTGGTTGACAGCACCATCGGCAATGCCCGCCGCTACGCCGACAAGCGCATACAGCTCTCCGCGCTTGAGGAGGACGGCTATCTCGTCATTCGCATTGAGGACGACGGCCAGGGCTTCCCGCCCGAGCTACTCCTGCGCAGTGATACCAACGACCAGCTCCAGGTCACCAATCCACGCGCCTCGGGCCGCACCCGCCTTGGCCTGCTGTTCGCCGAGAAAATCAGCGGCCTGCACCGTTCCGGTGAACGTAAGGGCCACATTGAGGTCAAGAATGGCTGCAGTCTACCCGGTGGTTGCTTCGAGCTTTGGCTGCCCTGA
- a CDS encoding tetratricopeptide repeat-containing response regulator yields the protein MASILSKKQVLVVDDFADMRSVLRGILRSLSINNFDLAATASEALAILQKRRPDIVLCDYNLGEGKDGQQVLEEARERQLIGVDTIYVMLTAENTREMVMAAVEYVPDSYLTKPFTAELLKTRLEKLVQQKAQLSGVNEALVAKDYAGAITELNTLLTSGPKNPLELLKIKAEALISSNQLDAAQKVYQSILKDRDVRWARLGAGKVQLLRKDYTQAEETLKALISADRYMIQAYDVLAKTLMAQGRTEDAEKVLQQAAELSPRGLKRQIELGRVALNSGNTQTAEKAFGRAVNLAKYSRYNHPSIHSSLAKSLTANGKHTEATKVVSELGRAFSGHEEVEFHKATADAMIKANQGNLKEAAAALAIAEHALGESSGDQAAELGLEMVKAYAKLGQHDKAEAMLRQAIANNHDDDAFIAEVKQVCQSAGMGDEGDKKIQRVQQEIIKVNNAGVRLIKQGEFDAAIKLLRKAADEMPGNKTVNLNAAKAIIMKMEQKGSTKEEVQLVRGYVEHVRSAAPEDWRLADISARLQRLVTKQKEA from the coding sequence ATGGCATCCATCCTCTCGAAAAAGCAGGTTCTCGTCGTCGATGATTTCGCCGACATGCGCTCGGTGCTTCGCGGCATCTTGCGCTCCCTGTCGATTAACAACTTTGACCTCGCCGCAACCGCAAGCGAGGCGCTCGCCATCCTGCAGAAACGCCGGCCTGACATTGTTTTGTGCGACTACAACCTGGGTGAAGGCAAGGACGGCCAGCAGGTGCTGGAAGAGGCGCGCGAGCGCCAGTTAATTGGGGTAGATACCATCTATGTGATGCTGACGGCGGAAAATACCCGCGAAATGGTCATGGCCGCGGTCGAGTATGTGCCTGACAGCTACCTGACCAAGCCCTTCACCGCCGAGTTGCTAAAGACGCGGCTCGAAAAGCTGGTCCAACAGAAGGCGCAGCTGTCAGGCGTCAACGAGGCTTTGGTGGCAAAGGACTACGCTGGCGCCATCACCGAGCTCAACACCCTGCTGACCAGCGGCCCGAAAAATCCGCTCGAATTGCTGAAGATCAAGGCCGAGGCGCTGATCAGCAGCAACCAGCTCGATGCGGCGCAAAAGGTCTACCAGAGCATTCTCAAGGACCGGGATGTTCGCTGGGCACGATTGGGCGCGGGAAAAGTCCAGCTGCTCAGGAAAGATTACACTCAGGCGGAAGAGACGCTCAAGGCGCTGATCAGTGCCGACCGCTACATGATCCAGGCCTACGACGTGCTGGCCAAGACACTCATGGCACAGGGGCGCACTGAGGACGCCGAGAAAGTGCTGCAGCAGGCCGCCGAGCTCTCCCCCCGCGGCCTGAAGCGCCAGATTGAGCTGGGCCGGGTGGCCTTGAACAGCGGCAACACGCAAACCGCGGAGAAGGCATTCGGCCGCGCGGTCAACTTAGCCAAGTACTCCCGCTACAACCACCCATCGATCCACAGCAGCCTGGCCAAGTCGCTGACCGCCAACGGCAAGCATACCGAAGCCACCAAGGTTGTCAGCGAGCTGGGGCGCGCCTTCTCCGGTCATGAGGAGGTCGAGTTTCACAAGGCCACGGCCGATGCGATGATCAAGGCCAACCAGGGCAACCTGAAGGAGGCCGCCGCCGCGCTGGCCATCGCCGAGCATGCCCTGGGAGAGTCCAGTGGCGACCAGGCGGCGGAGCTCGGGCTGGAGATGGTCAAGGCGTATGCCAAGCTTGGCCAGCATGACAAGGCCGAGGCCATGCTGCGCCAGGCCATCGCCAACAATCATGATGACGACGCCTTTATCGCCGAGGTCAAGCAAGTGTGCCAAAGCGCCGGCATGGGAGATGAAGGCGACAAGAAAATCCAGAGAGTTCAGCAGGAGATCATTAAGGTCAATAATGCGGGCGTGCGTCTGATCAAACAGGGCGAGTTCGACGCCGCGATCAAGCTGCTGCGCAAAGCTGCCGATGAAATGCCCGGCAACAAAACGGTGAACCTCAATGCCGCCAAGGCAATCATCATGAAAATGGAGCAGAAAGGATCAACCAAGGAAGAGGTGCAACTGGTGCGCGGCTATGTCGAGCATGTCCGCTCGGCCGCCCCGGAGGACTGGCGCCTAGCCGACATCTCGGCTCGCCTGCAACGGCTCGTGACAAAACAAAAAGAGGCCTGA
- a CDS encoding VWA domain-containing protein, with protein MSAPRFTNPAVLLLLLGLALLTGSLPARASSDLRILIDVSGSMRENDPQNLRVPAMRLVSELLPGGNQSGVWLFADAPEALIAPGIVDDAWKTQIRKRLGRIHSNGNFTDIEAAINAALKDWSEPPAPDEQRHLVLLTDGLVDVPDAEPNAAGEDSDAASRRRILDSSIPRLQELKVKTHVVALSDQVDAALVDALTQQTGGWLEVANNAADLQRAFLRMLEQSAPPTTVPIEGNRFSIDAGVREFTLLAFHAPDTPISLITPAGETITSGRMPSGDKTKVSWNAARDYDLVTITTPEPGDWELLGSLDQDNRVAVLTDLNLDMAPLPNAIPSQASFLLDVWPTEKGQPVQLKDFLELATAKVVFDLAPEDGEEEQDSAALSASDLEPLPPAPIPALSLILPLKPDTMTYSMEVQAGTLPPGTYSVQILLESATFKRQLKRRLRVTGTPLKLSYETLMPPPGETGEARLDVHLDFESNLIRLGSLFGYLRLSGPQGADAVLEFNALRNSSASYDIPITRAGTYTATARLKAETVAGEPLLLEPPEETFVFDFDDGLEQSEPEEKDTTISWTLLTSVVGGGTTIFAVLIALVLLITRNPADKAAKKTKKPKKSKPDKSKPDKSKPRQSGKATAEDAE; from the coding sequence ATGTCCGCTCCGCGTTTCACTAACCCCGCCGTTCTATTACTTCTCCTCGGCCTCGCGCTGCTGACCGGCTCCTTGCCCGCCCGCGCTAGCAGCGATCTGCGCATCCTGATCGACGTCTCGGGCAGCATGCGCGAAAACGACCCACAAAACCTGCGCGTACCCGCGATGCGCCTGGTCAGCGAGCTGCTGCCTGGGGGCAACCAGTCTGGCGTGTGGCTGTTCGCGGATGCTCCCGAGGCGCTGATCGCTCCCGGCATCGTTGACGATGCCTGGAAGACGCAAATCCGCAAGCGCCTCGGTCGCATTCACTCCAATGGCAATTTCACCGATATCGAAGCAGCCATTAATGCCGCGCTAAAGGATTGGAGCGAACCACCCGCGCCCGATGAGCAGCGCCATCTGGTCCTGCTGACCGACGGCCTGGTCGACGTGCCCGATGCCGAGCCAAACGCCGCTGGCGAGGACAGCGATGCCGCCTCACGCCGGCGCATTTTGGACTCATCCATCCCCCGCCTGCAGGAGCTGAAGGTCAAAACCCACGTCGTGGCCCTGTCTGATCAGGTGGATGCCGCATTGGTCGATGCGCTAACCCAGCAAACCGGTGGCTGGCTCGAGGTGGCCAACAACGCCGCGGACCTCCAGCGCGCCTTTCTGCGCATGCTCGAGCAATCCGCCCCGCCGACAACGGTCCCGATTGAGGGCAACCGCTTCAGCATCGACGCGGGCGTGCGTGAATTCACTCTGCTGGCCTTTCATGCACCCGACACGCCAATATCCCTGATTACGCCCGCAGGCGAGACCATTACCTCCGGGCGCATGCCAAGCGGGGACAAGACAAAGGTCTCCTGGAACGCCGCGCGCGACTACGATCTTGTCACTATCACCACCCCGGAGCCCGGTGACTGGGAGCTACTCGGCAGCCTGGACCAGGACAACCGGGTTGCCGTGCTGACCGACCTCAACCTGGACATGGCGCCACTGCCAAACGCCATCCCTTCCCAGGCGAGCTTCCTTCTGGATGTATGGCCTACAGAAAAAGGCCAACCCGTGCAACTCAAGGATTTCCTTGAGCTGGCCACTGCCAAGGTGGTGTTCGATCTCGCCCCGGAGGACGGCGAGGAAGAGCAGGACTCCGCGGCCCTGAGCGCCAGCGATCTCGAGCCTCTTCCGCCGGCTCCGATACCCGCGCTCTCGCTGATTTTGCCGCTGAAGCCTGACACCATGACCTATAGCATGGAGGTCCAGGCCGGAACCCTCCCGCCCGGCACCTACAGCGTGCAGATTCTGCTTGAGAGTGCCACCTTCAAGCGTCAGCTCAAACGCCGCCTGCGCGTGACCGGGACACCGCTCAAGCTCAGCTACGAAACCCTCATGCCCCCACCGGGTGAGACCGGCGAGGCGCGCCTGGACGTGCATCTGGATTTCGAATCCAACCTGATCCGCCTAGGCAGTCTGTTCGGCTACCTGCGCCTCAGTGGCCCCCAGGGCGCAGACGCCGTGCTTGAGTTCAACGCACTCAGAAACAGTTCCGCAAGCTACGATATTCCGATTACCCGCGCCGGCACCTACACCGCCACCGCACGCCTGAAGGCAGAGACGGTGGCCGGCGAGCCCTTGCTGCTCGAGCCACCGGAAGAAACCTTTGTTTTCGATTTCGACGACGGCCTGGAGCAAAGCGAGCCCGAGGAAAAAGACACCACCATCTCCTGGACCCTGCTCACCAGCGTGGTCGGCGGCGGAACAACCATCTTCGCGGTGCTCATCGCCCTGGTGCTGCTGATAACGCGCAACCCAGCCGACAAAGCCGCAAAAAAAACCAAGAAACCAAAAAAATCGAAGCCCGATAAATCAAAGCCAGATAAGTCCAAGCCGCGGCAATCGGGCAAAGCCACGGCAGAAGACGCTGAATAA